A DNA window from Pseudarthrobacter sp. W1I19 contains the following coding sequences:
- a CDS encoding diguanylate cyclase: protein MKVLVADDDPGSLMVARAAVERSGHNCVTAADGDEAWALYLEHRPDVVVTDWMMPGMDGLALCRAIRAREQDLYTYVVLLTSQGSRDDVLAGLEAGADDYVTKPLDPFVLHARLLVARRITTLHADLAHYRRVLARQARTDPLTGLHNRLKLSEDLEQLHLRSERYAEQYSLAMCDVDNFKSFNDLYGHQAGDLALRAVAAALLGIARKSDGVYRYGGEEFLLVLPQQSGSGAKALMERALAAVRDLAIVHAGDPSGQLRLSAGVSSYCHGHRADADALVGAADAALYAAKAAGRNRVELAR, encoded by the coding sequence GTGAAAGTTCTGGTGGCCGATGACGACCCGGGCTCGCTGATGGTGGCAAGGGCCGCCGTCGAACGTTCCGGGCATAACTGCGTGACTGCCGCGGACGGCGACGAGGCGTGGGCGCTCTACCTGGAGCATCGGCCGGACGTGGTGGTGACCGACTGGATGATGCCGGGTATGGACGGGCTGGCATTGTGCCGGGCTATTCGGGCGCGGGAGCAGGACCTGTACACGTACGTGGTGCTGCTGACCTCGCAGGGCTCCCGGGATGATGTGCTGGCTGGGCTGGAGGCCGGCGCGGACGACTACGTCACCAAGCCGCTGGACCCGTTTGTGCTGCATGCCCGGCTGCTGGTGGCCCGGCGCATCACCACGCTGCACGCGGACCTGGCACATTACCGCCGCGTCCTGGCCCGGCAGGCGCGGACCGATCCACTGACCGGGCTGCACAACCGGCTCAAGCTGTCGGAGGATCTGGAGCAGCTGCACCTGCGCAGCGAGCGGTACGCGGAGCAGTACAGCCTGGCGATGTGCGACGTGGACAATTTCAAGAGCTTCAACGACCTCTACGGGCACCAGGCGGGAGACCTGGCCCTGCGGGCGGTGGCGGCGGCGCTGCTGGGCATTGCCAGGAAAAGCGATGGCGTGTACCGCTACGGCGGCGAGGAGTTCCTGCTGGTGCTGCCTCAGCAGTCGGGGTCGGGCGCGAAGGCGCTGATGGAACGGGCGCTGGCGGCCGTACGGGACCTGGCGATTGTGCATGCCGGCGATCCGTCCGGGCAGCTGCGGCTCAGCGCCGGGGTCTCGTCGTATTGCCACGGGCACCGGGCTGATGCCGACGCGCTGGTCGGTGCGGCCGACGCCGCGTTGTATGCGGCGAAGGCCGCGGGACGGAACAGGGTGGAACTGGCCCGATAG
- a CDS encoding dihydrofolate reductase family protein, whose protein sequence is MRKVTAGLFHSVDGVVSEPFKFQFDSFDDELGAGLTKMMQTVDTVVLGRVSYQEWAGYWPTATADQDFAAFINSVEKFVASRSLKEPLEWQNSRLMDGPLEEFVGKLKERDGGEIAVCGSISVTRQLLFAGLLDSLTLMTHPVIAGTGRRLFEDGHPTTRLELQDQYRTSRGNVISVYGRRGE, encoded by the coding sequence ATGCGAAAAGTCACTGCCGGTTTGTTCCATTCCGTGGACGGTGTGGTCTCAGAACCGTTCAAGTTCCAGTTCGACAGCTTTGACGACGAGCTCGGTGCGGGCCTGACCAAAATGATGCAGACGGTGGACACGGTGGTGCTGGGCCGGGTCAGCTACCAGGAATGGGCTGGTTACTGGCCAACCGCTACAGCGGACCAGGACTTTGCGGCCTTCATCAATTCCGTGGAAAAGTTTGTGGCCTCGCGGTCGCTGAAGGAACCGCTGGAATGGCAGAACTCGCGCCTGATGGACGGACCCCTGGAAGAGTTCGTGGGGAAGCTGAAGGAGCGCGACGGCGGAGAGATCGCCGTGTGCGGCAGCATCTCAGTGACCCGGCAGCTGCTGTTCGCCGGGCTGCTGGATTCGCTGACGCTGATGACCCACCCGGTCATCGCCGGCACAGGCCGCCGCCTGTTCGAAGACGGCCACCCCACCACCAGGCTCGAACTGCAGGACCAGTACCGGACCAGCAGGGGCAACGTGATCAGCGTGTACGGGCGGCGCGGGGAGTAG
- the rlmC gene encoding 23S rRNA (uracil(747)-C(5))-methyltransferase RlmC, with translation MHCFYFDAGRCRSCTHMGTPYLEQLAGKQRHCQTLLADHTSSLAWLPALASAKSGFRNKAKMVIGGTAQRPTIGILDAEGSGVDLRKCRVCSPGLRACFPVLADFIRQSRLTPYDVPRRCGELKHLIITESPDGDIMLRLVMRSEQLVPRIRKNLPGLLAALPQVKVVSVNLLPEHKAVLEGEREVLLTEQSTLRMRVNDVNLHLRPQSFFQTNSEMAAALYRQGREWVNQLAPASVWDLYCGVGGFALHCADPSRNVTGIETSSEAIVSAKISREEAGLQRMDFRAGDATAFALAADQSPELVIVNPPRRGIGKELCGWLESSDVEHIVYSSCNAQSLARDLDALPSFTARQARVLDMFPQTTHYEAMVLLSRS, from the coding sequence ATGCATTGTTTCTACTTCGATGCCGGCCGTTGCCGCTCCTGCACCCACATGGGTACGCCCTACCTTGAACAGCTCGCAGGCAAGCAGAGGCACTGCCAAACCCTCCTCGCCGACCACACTTCGTCGTTGGCATGGCTGCCAGCTCTTGCGAGTGCGAAGTCCGGCTTCCGCAACAAGGCCAAGATGGTGATTGGCGGAACGGCCCAGAGGCCCACCATCGGGATCCTCGACGCTGAAGGCTCTGGGGTTGACCTGCGCAAATGCCGCGTCTGCTCCCCCGGCCTGCGGGCGTGTTTCCCGGTTCTAGCGGACTTCATCCGTCAAAGCCGCCTGACGCCGTACGACGTTCCCCGGCGGTGTGGGGAGCTGAAGCACCTGATCATCACCGAATCACCGGACGGCGACATTATGCTCCGGCTGGTGATGCGCTCGGAACAGCTGGTGCCGCGCATCCGGAAGAACCTCCCCGGCCTGCTGGCTGCCCTGCCGCAGGTGAAGGTGGTTTCGGTGAACCTGCTCCCGGAGCACAAGGCGGTGCTGGAGGGTGAGCGCGAGGTCCTGCTGACAGAGCAGTCAACGCTCAGGATGCGGGTCAACGACGTCAACCTGCACCTTCGGCCGCAGAGCTTTTTCCAGACCAACAGCGAGATGGCCGCCGCGCTTTACCGGCAGGGGCGGGAGTGGGTCAACCAGCTGGCGCCGGCCTCGGTCTGGGACCTCTACTGCGGCGTGGGCGGTTTCGCCTTGCACTGCGCGGACCCGTCCAGGAACGTGACCGGCATCGAAACGAGCAGCGAAGCCATTGTCTCGGCCAAAATCAGCAGGGAGGAAGCGGGTCTGCAGCGCATGGACTTCCGGGCCGGTGACGCCACCGCCTTTGCCCTCGCAGCGGACCAGTCGCCAGAACTGGTGATCGTTAACCCGCCCCGCCGCGGCATCGGCAAGGAGTTGTGCGGCTGGCTTGAGTCGTCGGACGTTGAGCACATTGTCTACTCGAGCTGCAATGCCCAGTCGCTGGCCCGTGACCTGGATGCACTCCCCTCTTTCACGGCGCGGCAGGCCCGAGTCCTGGACATGTTCCCGCAGACCACGCACTACGAAGCGATGGTCCTGCTCAGCCGGTCCTAA
- a CDS encoding PLP-dependent aminotransferase family protein, which translates to MNNDSSSRIVTHLKTWMAAAAPGAKLPSTRSLVAEYQASPVTVQKALQTLTAQGLIESRPGVGTFVRSARTAKPSDYGWQTAALRSPRATLPSASSTMRDLPLGVIAFHSGYPARELLPERLVRAALTRAARGDAALSRPPAAGLPELQSWFAHELGAATPAGTTPPNPSDVVVLPGSQSGLSSIFSALVGRGQPLLLESPTYWGAILAAAQAGVHVIPVPTGPDGPDPVELTRAFEESGARVFYAQPNYANPTGAQWTAERRDQVLDVVRDQGAFLVEDDWAHDFGITSTPVPVASRDDSGHVVYLRSLTKSVSTSIRVAAVIARGPARERILADRAAESMYVSGLLQAAALDVVTQPGWQTHLRSLRHQLESRRDLLVSSLRQHVPQGHIEQVPKGGLHVWVRLPDGTDLDRLARDCEAAGVIIVPGNEWFPAEPAGPFIRLNYSGTNPGAFPEGARIIGEMLARNGG; encoded by the coding sequence ATGAACAACGATAGCAGTTCGCGGATCGTGACGCACCTGAAAACCTGGATGGCTGCCGCCGCACCCGGAGCGAAGCTGCCGTCCACCCGTTCCCTGGTGGCCGAGTACCAGGCCAGCCCGGTGACGGTGCAGAAAGCCCTGCAGACGCTGACAGCGCAGGGACTGATCGAGAGCAGGCCCGGCGTGGGGACTTTTGTCCGCTCGGCCAGGACTGCCAAGCCGTCGGACTACGGCTGGCAGACGGCGGCCCTGCGTTCACCGCGCGCCACCTTGCCGTCCGCTTCCTCCACCATGCGCGACCTGCCACTGGGCGTCATCGCCTTCCACTCCGGCTACCCCGCCCGCGAGCTGCTGCCCGAGCGGCTGGTGCGGGCCGCCCTCACCCGGGCTGCCCGCGGTGATGCAGCCCTGTCCCGCCCGCCCGCGGCCGGCCTGCCGGAACTGCAGTCCTGGTTCGCGCACGAGCTGGGCGCGGCAACGCCGGCCGGGACTACGCCGCCGAACCCCAGCGACGTCGTCGTACTTCCTGGAAGCCAGAGCGGACTGAGCTCAATTTTCAGCGCACTCGTGGGCAGGGGGCAGCCGCTGCTGCTGGAATCGCCAACCTACTGGGGCGCCATCCTCGCGGCCGCGCAGGCAGGAGTACATGTGATTCCGGTGCCCACTGGTCCGGATGGCCCCGACCCCGTAGAACTGACCCGGGCCTTTGAGGAGTCCGGAGCCAGGGTGTTCTATGCGCAGCCAAATTACGCGAACCCCACCGGAGCCCAGTGGACCGCGGAGCGGCGTGATCAGGTGCTGGACGTGGTGCGTGACCAGGGCGCGTTCCTGGTGGAGGACGACTGGGCGCATGACTTCGGCATCACCAGTACGCCGGTGCCGGTGGCTTCCCGCGATGATTCCGGGCATGTTGTGTACCTGCGCTCGCTGACCAAGAGTGTGTCGACGTCGATCCGGGTGGCCGCGGTGATCGCCCGCGGGCCTGCACGGGAGCGCATCCTTGCCGACCGGGCCGCCGAGTCGATGTACGTCAGCGGGCTCCTGCAGGCGGCCGCGCTCGACGTCGTCACCCAGCCCGGGTGGCAGACGCACCTGCGCAGCCTCCGCCACCAGCTTGAATCCCGTCGCGACCTGCTGGTCAGCAGCCTGCGCCAGCACGTGCCGCAGGGCCACATTGAGCAGGTGCCAAAAGGCGGCCTGCACGTGTGGGTGCGGCTCCCTGACGGGACGGACTTGGACCGGCTGGCCCGGGATTGTGAGGCAGCGGGGGTGATTATCGTCCCCGGGAACGAGTGGTTCCCGGCAGAACCCGCAGGCCCGTTCATCCGGCTCAATTACTCAGGGACGAATCCGGGCGCCTTTCCTGAGGGCGCCCGGATCATCGGGGAGATGCTGGCCCGGAACGGGGGCTAG
- a CDS encoding DMT family transporter, with protein MRDNSSATLAARTVILPSQASGIWLGLLGVAAFSFTVPFTKIAVASLSPLFIGSGRAVVAAVLAGLALALTRQRLPHGRQWARLAVVAAGVVVGFPLLTSFALTATPASHGAVVIALLPAATATAAVLRGREQPPLAFWLVTAAGALAAIVFASLHSGGFGQLHWADLLLLGSVVAAAVGYAEGGLLARELGAWQTVSWALVLASPLMVLLTAVSIAQQPPSAGPGQWLAFAYLGVVSMFLGFFAWYRGLAVGPIASVSQIQLIQPVLTICWAALLLGESLTWPTALGALAVILCAGAAVRVRLKPEPLQPAPAPPAVPPVPSLQSVKD; from the coding sequence ATGAGAGACAATAGTAGCGCTACTCTTGCCGCGCGCACAGTGATACTGCCATCGCAGGCCTCCGGAATCTGGCTGGGGCTCCTCGGAGTGGCCGCGTTCTCCTTTACCGTCCCGTTCACCAAAATCGCCGTGGCCAGCCTGTCCCCGCTGTTCATCGGATCAGGACGGGCCGTGGTGGCGGCAGTGCTGGCAGGGTTGGCTTTGGCACTTACCCGGCAACGACTCCCCCACGGGAGGCAATGGGCGCGCCTCGCGGTAGTCGCGGCCGGCGTCGTCGTTGGCTTCCCGCTACTGACTTCCTTTGCCTTGACCGCCACACCCGCAAGCCACGGAGCCGTGGTGATTGCTTTGCTCCCGGCCGCTACTGCAACGGCCGCGGTGCTCCGGGGGCGGGAACAGCCGCCGCTGGCGTTCTGGCTTGTCACAGCGGCGGGAGCCCTTGCGGCAATTGTCTTCGCCTCTCTTCACTCCGGCGGCTTCGGGCAGCTGCACTGGGCGGACCTGCTGTTGCTTGGTTCAGTGGTTGCTGCTGCCGTCGGCTATGCGGAAGGCGGCCTGCTGGCCCGCGAGCTTGGCGCATGGCAGACGGTGTCCTGGGCGTTGGTGCTCGCGTCGCCGCTGATGGTGCTCCTGACCGCTGTGTCTATCGCGCAGCAACCGCCGTCCGCCGGGCCGGGGCAATGGCTGGCGTTCGCGTACCTCGGTGTGGTCAGTATGTTCCTCGGGTTCTTCGCCTGGTACCGCGGCCTGGCCGTCGGCCCCATCGCCTCGGTCAGCCAAATCCAGCTCATCCAGCCTGTCCTGACCATCTGTTGGGCGGCCCTCCTTCTTGGCGAGAGCCTAACCTGGCCCACCGCCCTCGGCGCCCTCGCCGTGATCCTTTGCGCCGGGGCGGCTGTCCGGGTGCGGCTCAAGCCGGAACCCCTGCAGCCGGCGCCCGCGCCGCCCGCCGTTCCCCCCGTCCCATCCCTTCAATCAGTAAAGGACTAG
- a CDS encoding FMN-binding negative transcriptional regulator produces the protein MYTPAHFAAGPETVHGLLARPGAANLVTMTPQGLLATLVPIVFDPDVGEHGALQGHLARNNTQWSEPAVGEALAIIQGADAYISPSWYASKAEHGRVVPTWNYTTAHVYGRLVIHDDPEWISRQVRRLTGVHEAEFEHPWSVDDAPERFIAGQLRAIVGVELVITRIEAKAKLSQNRPESDIDGVVTGLTARGQTRIAADVERTR, from the coding sequence ATGTACACGCCAGCCCATTTTGCCGCCGGCCCCGAAACCGTCCATGGGCTCCTTGCCCGCCCCGGCGCGGCGAACCTGGTCACCATGACACCGCAGGGCCTGCTCGCTACCCTGGTGCCGATTGTCTTTGATCCCGACGTCGGTGAGCACGGCGCGCTGCAGGGGCACCTTGCCCGGAACAACACACAGTGGTCAGAACCCGCCGTCGGGGAGGCACTGGCCATCATCCAGGGAGCGGACGCCTATATCTCGCCATCCTGGTACGCGTCCAAAGCGGAACACGGGCGGGTGGTCCCCACCTGGAACTACACCACAGCGCATGTGTACGGCCGGCTGGTGATCCATGACGATCCTGAATGGATTTCCCGCCAGGTCCGCCGGCTCACCGGGGTCCACGAGGCAGAGTTCGAGCACCCGTGGAGCGTGGACGACGCACCGGAACGCTTCATCGCCGGGCAGTTGCGGGCCATCGTCGGCGTGGAACTGGTGATCACCCGGATCGAAGCGAAGGCCAAGCTGAGCCAGAACCGGCCGGAGTCGGACATTGATGGTGTGGTTACGGGGCTTACTGCCAGAGGGCAGACGAGGATCGCGGCCGACGTCGAGCGGACGCGCTGA
- a CDS encoding SDR family NAD(P)-dependent oxidoreductase, with product MTPRTIVITGASDGIGAAAARTLAKAGEQVVLVGRSDEKTRAMAKELNADYFVTDFAELAQVRSLAAQLTSDYPRIDVLANNAGGIMGKHTLTVDGNESTFQINHLAPFLLTTLLMDTLTASNAKVINTASAANGMGKLDLFDLNSEHSYSTNRAYGTGKLANILFTSELDRRYAAQGITTAAFHPGVVRTNFAAESTSPFRHAYKTLLNRFMLSPDQGADTMLWLINGTAGKDWISGAYYAKRALAKANPQAYDAVLARGLWEKSEELVKAAS from the coding sequence TTGACTCCTCGCACTATCGTGATCACCGGCGCCAGCGACGGAATCGGGGCAGCCGCCGCACGGACCCTGGCGAAGGCGGGGGAGCAGGTGGTGCTCGTCGGGCGGTCCGATGAGAAGACCCGCGCCATGGCCAAGGAGCTGAATGCGGACTACTTCGTCACGGACTTCGCCGAACTCGCGCAGGTGCGCTCACTCGCGGCCCAGCTGACGTCCGACTACCCGCGCATCGACGTCCTGGCCAACAACGCCGGCGGCATCATGGGCAAGCACACCCTCACCGTGGACGGCAACGAATCCACGTTCCAGATCAACCACCTGGCGCCGTTCCTGCTCACCACCCTGCTGATGGACACCCTCACCGCCAGCAACGCGAAGGTCATCAACACTGCCAGCGCCGCCAACGGCATGGGCAAGCTGGACCTGTTCGACCTCAATTCCGAGCACAGCTACTCCACCAACCGCGCCTATGGCACCGGCAAGCTCGCCAACATCCTGTTTACCTCTGAGCTGGACCGGCGCTACGCCGCCCAGGGCATCACGACGGCGGCATTCCACCCGGGCGTGGTCCGTACCAACTTCGCGGCCGAGTCCACCAGCCCGTTCCGGCACGCCTACAAGACCTTGCTCAACCGGTTTATGCTCAGCCCGGACCAAGGTGCCGACACCATGCTCTGGCTCATCAACGGCACGGCGGGCAAGGATTGGATCTCCGGCGCCTACTACGCCAAGCGCGCCCTGGCCAAGGCCAACCCCCAGGCCTACGACGCCGTGCTGGCCCGGGGGTTGTGGGAGAAGAGCGAAGAGCTGGTCAAGGCTGCTTCGTAG
- a CDS encoding TfoX/Sxy family protein yields the protein MEMPKASDEDKERFRSLVPDHPDVVVKPMFGNLGAFVNGNMFAGLFGPTIGIKLSPEDREKLESSERTVPFGPAERPMGGYTGLPEMWNEEGDGDDARAKAWIHKAFEYISTLPPKEPKAAKVRSAGK from the coding sequence ATGGAGATGCCCAAAGCGTCAGACGAGGATAAAGAGCGGTTCCGGTCGCTGGTCCCTGACCACCCGGACGTGGTGGTCAAGCCCATGTTCGGCAACCTGGGCGCTTTCGTGAACGGCAACATGTTCGCCGGGTTGTTCGGGCCCACCATCGGCATCAAGCTCTCCCCGGAGGACCGGGAAAAACTCGAAAGCTCGGAACGGACCGTCCCGTTCGGGCCCGCCGAGCGTCCGATGGGCGGCTACACCGGCCTGCCGGAGATGTGGAACGAGGAAGGCGACGGCGACGACGCACGGGCGAAAGCCTGGATCCACAAGGCTTTTGAGTACATCTCCACGCTCCCGCCGAAGGAGCCGAAGGCCGCCAAAGTGCGGTCCGCAGGCAAATGA
- a CDS encoding LysE family translocator, whose amino-acid sequence MTLLQAVLSFAVVAGLLTLVPGMDTALVLRSSISRSRPFAFATAIGISTGAMIWGVAAAVGVSALLAASEVAYRLLTIAGAAYMLWLGLSLLWKSLRHGKAAAPEGAAPAAGRNDLFKGWLTGTGTNLLNPKVGVFYIATIPQFIPAGESPLLVGVLLAGVHCVLTMAWFTLLIFGTGYASRWLKGARSIRIIDSITGTVLVGFGLRLALEPAH is encoded by the coding sequence GTGACTCTCCTTCAGGCTGTTCTTTCCTTTGCTGTGGTTGCCGGGCTTTTGACGCTTGTGCCCGGCATGGACACGGCCCTGGTGCTGCGCTCGTCCATCTCCAGGTCCCGCCCGTTCGCCTTTGCCACGGCAATCGGCATCAGCACCGGGGCGATGATCTGGGGAGTTGCCGCGGCGGTAGGTGTCTCGGCACTGCTGGCAGCATCCGAGGTGGCCTACCGCCTGCTGACCATTGCCGGCGCCGCGTACATGCTCTGGCTGGGGCTGTCCCTGTTGTGGAAGAGCCTGCGGCACGGCAAGGCTGCAGCCCCTGAGGGGGCCGCGCCGGCGGCCGGCCGGAACGACCTCTTTAAAGGCTGGCTGACCGGGACCGGAACCAACCTGCTGAACCCGAAAGTGGGCGTCTTCTACATCGCCACCATCCCGCAGTTCATTCCGGCGGGTGAATCACCCTTGCTGGTGGGCGTCCTGCTGGCCGGGGTCCACTGCGTTTTGACCATGGCCTGGTTCACGCTGCTGATCTTCGGCACGGGCTATGCCTCCCGCTGGCTCAAGGGCGCCCGCAGCATCCGCATCATCGACAGCATCACCGGCACAGTCCTGGTGGGCTTCGGGCTCAGGCTCGCGCTCGAACCCGCACACTGA